From Etheostoma spectabile isolate EspeVRDwgs_2016 unplaced genomic scaffold, UIUC_Espe_1.0 scaffold00008495, whole genome shotgun sequence, one genomic window encodes:
- the LOC116678877 gene encoding NACHT, LRR and PYD domains-containing protein 12 isoform X12, giving the protein MSQCEDSEEGPPPSKTTLWGDHDSQTKAQRMQQQKPGPGPSCVSMKSDRSMYRPIDFKDGQAADGSLQQRPEPGPGPSCVSMKSDWSMDRPINFKDGQAADGRMQQQKPGPGPSCVSMKSDRSMDRPIDFKDGQAVDEKVHQESSEGLGGQSDLQQQTDLDSIFMLLEENIVTFVKNELKKIQKVLRPDYPECLESEREDKEVLEGEDEEQRRRSREAFLKITLHFLRRMKQEELADRLQSRSHSGVCQRKLKTNQKIKFQCVFEGIAKAGNPTVLYQMFTEIYIMEGGAAGVNEEHEVRQIETASRKPDRPETIIRCEDIFKAPPGRDEPIRTVMTKGVAGIGKTVLTQKFTLDWAEGKANQDIQFIFPFTFRELNVLKERKFSLVELVDYFFSETKEAGISRFEEVQVVFIFDGLDECRLPLDFLNTEILTDVTESTSVGVLLTNLIRGNLLPSARLWITTRPAAANQIPAEYVDMVTEVRGFTDLQKEDYFSKRYRDKKQASKIISHIKTSRSLHIMCHIPVFCWITATVLEKVLETREGGELPKTLTEMYIHFLVVQSKLNVKYHGKSEVDQHWSPESRKMIESLGKLAFEQLQTGNLIFYESDLTECGIDIRAASVYSGVFTQIFKEESGLYQDKVFCFVHLSVQEFLAALHVHLTFTNSGLNLLAEEQTTSRLSKVFRVKPKLNHLHQSAVDKALQSPNGHLDLFLRFLLGLSLETNQTLLRGFMTQTGSSSKTKKETVKYIKTKISENLSAERSINLFHCLNELNDGSLVEEIQQSLSSGSLSTDKLSPAQWSALVFILLSSEEDLDLFDLKKYSASEEALLRLLPVVKASNKALLKDCNLSKRSCEALSSVLSSQSSSLRELDLSNNDLQDSGVDLVLAGLKSPHCRLETLRLSGCELSERSYEALSSVLSSQSSNLRELDLSNNGLQNSGVKHLSSGLESPNCRLETLRLSGCELSERSCEALSSVLSSQSSSLRDLDLSNNNLQDSGVKHLSSGLKSPHCRLETLRLSGCKLSKKSCEALSSVLSSQSSSLRELELSNNDLQDLGVKLVLAGLKSPHCRLETLRLSGCNLSERSCEALSSVLSSQSSSLRELDLSNNNLQDSGVELMSPGLKSPHCRLETLSLSGCMISEEGCTSLASALSSNPSHLRELDLSYNHPGDSGVKRLSALLEDPNCRLDTLRVDHGGPQRLRPGLRKYVCELELDTNTVHRRLKLSDNNRR; this is encoded by the exons ATGAGTCAGTGTGAGGACAGCGAGGAGGGACCCCCTCCCTCTAAAACCACTCTGTGGGGGGACCATGACAGCCAGACCAAAGCTCAGAG gatgcagcagcagaaacctggacctggacccagctgtgtgtccatgaagagtgaccgGTCTATGTATCGTCCTATTGACTTTAAAGATGGACAAGCTGCTGATGGAAG TCTGCAGCAAAGACCTGAACCaggacctggacccagctgtgtgtccatgaagagtgactgGTCTATGGATCGTCCTATTAACTTTAAAGATGGACAAGCAGCTGATGGAAG gatgcagcagcagaaacctggacctggacccagctgtgtgtccatgaagagtgaccgGTCTATGGATCGTCCTATTGACTTTAAAGATGGACAAGCTGTTGATGAAAA AGTTCACCAGGAGAGCTCAGAGGGCCTCGGTGGTCAGTCTGACCTGCAGCAGCAAACAGACCTGGACTCCATATTTATG ctgctggaggagaacATCGTCACTTTTGTAAAGAACGAGCTGAAGAAGATTCAGAAGGTTCTACGTccagattacccagaatgcctagagagtgagagggaggaTAAGGAGGTTTTGGAGGGTGAagatgaagagcagaggaggaggagcagagaagcatttctgaagatcacactgcacttcctgaggagaatgaagcaggaggagctggctgaccgtctgcagagca GAAGTCATTCTGGAGTTTGTCAGCGTAAACTCAAGACTAACCAGAAGATAAAgttccagtgtgtgtttgaggggattgctaaagcaggaaaccCAACCGTTCTGtatcagatgttcacagagatctacatcatggagggaggggctgcaggggtcaatgaagaacatgaggtcagacagattgaaacagcatccaggaaaccagacagaccagaaacaataatcagatgtgaagacatctttaaagccccacctggaagagatgaaccaatcagaaccgtgatgacaaagggagtggctggcatcgggaaaacagtcttaacacagaagttcactctggactgggctgaaggcaaagccaaccaggacatccagttcatattcccattcaccttcagagagctgaatgtgctgaaagagagaaagttcagcttggtagaacttgttgattacttctttagtgaaaccaaagaagcaggaatcagcaggtttgaagaggtccaggttgtcttcatctttgacggtctggatgagtgtcgacttcctctggacttcctcaacactgagatcctgactgatgtcacagagtccacctcagtgggtgtgctgctgacaaacctcatcagggggaatctgcttccctctgctcgcctctggataaccacacgacctgcagcagccaatcagatccctgctgagtatgttgacatggtgacagaggtcagaggattCACTGACCTACAGAAGGAGGATTATTtcagtaagagatacagagacaaGAAGCAGGCCAGCaaaatcatctcccacatcaagacatcacgaagcctccacatcatgtgccacatcccagtcttctgctggatcactgctacagttctggagaaggtgttggagaccagagagggaggagagttgcccaagaccctgactgagatgtacatccacttcctggtggttcagtccaaacTGAACGTTAAATATCATGGGAAATCTGAGGTAGATCAACACTGGAGTCCAGAGTCCAGGAAGATGATtgagtctctgggaaaactggcttttgagcagctgcagacgggcaacctgatcttctatgaatcagacctgacagagtgtggcatcgatatcagagcagcatcagtgtactcaggagtgttcacacagatctttaaagaggagagtggactgtaccaggacaaggtgttctgcttcgtccatctgagtgttcaggagttcctggctgctcttcatgtccatctgaccttcaccaactctggactcaacctgctggcagaagaacaaacaaCCTCCCGGCTATCTAAAGTCTTCAGAGTCAAACCTAAATTAAACCATCTCCATCAGAGTGCTGTAGACAAGGCCTTACAGAGTCcaaatggacacctggacttgttcctccgcttTCTCCTGGGTCTTTCACTAGAGACCAATCAGACTCTCCTACGAGGTTTTATGACACAGACCGGAAGTAGCTCAAAGACCAAAAAGGAAACAGTCAAGTACATTAAGACAAAGATCAGTgagaatctgtctgcagagagaagcatcaatctgttccactgtctgaatgaactgaatgatggttctctagtggaggagatccaacagtccctgagttcaggaagtctctccacagataaactgtctcctgctcagtggtcagctctggtcttcatcttactgtcatcagaagaagatctggacttgtttgacctgaagaaatactctgcttcagaggaggctcttctgaggctgctgccagtggtcaaagcctccaacaaAGCTCT GCTGAAAGACTGTAACCTGTCaaagagaagctgtgaagctctgtcctcagttctcagctcccagtcctctagtctgagagagctggacctgagtaacaacgacctgcaggattcaggagtggaccTGGTGTTGGCTGGACtaaagagtccacactgcagactggaaactctcag gctgagtggctgtgaACTTTCAGAGAGAAGCTATGAAGCTCTGTcttcagttctcagctcccagtcctccaatctgagagagctggacctgagtaacaacggCCTGCAAAATTCAGGAGTGAAGCATCTGTCCTCTGGATTGGAGAGTCCaaactgcagactggaaactctcag gctgagtggctgtgaactttcagagagaagctgtgaagctctgtcctcagttctcagctcccagtcctctagtctgagagacctggacctgagtaacaacaacctgcaggattcaggagtgaagcATCTGTCCTCTGGattgaagagtccacactgcagactggaaactctcag GTTAAGTGGCTGTAAGCTGTCAAAGaaaagctgtgaagctctgtcctcagttctcagctcccagtcctctagtcttaGAGAGCTGGAGCTGAGTAACAATGACCTGCAGGATTTAGGAGTGAAGCTGGTGTTAGCTGGACtaaagagtccacactgcagactggaaactctcag GCTGAGTGgatgtaacctgtcagagagaagctgtgaagctctgtcctcagttctcagctcccagtcctctagtctgagagagctggacctgagtaacaacaatctgcaggattcaggagtggagctgaTGTCtcctggactgaagagtccacactgcagactggaaactctcag tctctCAGGCTGTAtgatctcagaggaaggctgtaCTTCTCTGGCgtcagctctgagctccaacccctcccatctgagagagctggacctgagctacaatcatccaggagactcaggagtgaagcGGCTTTCTGCTTTACTGGAGGATCCAAACTGcagactggacactctcag GGTGGACCATGGTGGACCACAGAGACTGAGACCTGGTCTgaggaagt atgtctgtgaactggaactggacacaaacacagtacacagaagactcaaactgtctgacaacaacag
- the LOC116678877 gene encoding NACHT, LRR and PYD domains-containing protein 12 isoform X8 codes for MSQCEDSEEGPPPSKTTLWGDHDSQTKAQRMQQQKPGPGPSCVSMKSDRSMYRPIDFKDGQAADGRVHQESSEGLGGQSDLQQQTDLDSIFMLLEENIVTFVKNELKKIQKVLRPDYPECLESEREDKEVLEGEDEEQRRRSREAFLKITLHFLRRMKQEELADRLQSRSHSGVCQRKLKTNQKIKFQCVFEGIAKAGNPTVLYQMFTEIYIMEGGAAGVNEEHEVRQIETASRKPDRPETIIRCEDIFKAPPGRDEPIRTVMTKGVAGIGKTVLTQKFTLDWAEGKANQDIQFIFPFTFRELNVLKERKFSLVELVDYFFSETKEAGISRFEEVQVVFIFDGLDECRLPLDFLNTEILTDVTESTSVGVLLTNLIRGNLLPSARLWITTRPAAANQIPAEYVDMVTEVRGFTDLQKEDYFSKRYRDKKQASKIISHIKTSRSLHIMCHIPVFCWITATVLEKVLETREGGELPKTLTEMYIHFLVVQSKLNVKYHGKSEVDQHWSPESRKMIESLGKLAFEQLQTGNLIFYESDLTECGIDIRAASVYSGVFTQIFKEESGLYQDKVFCFVHLSVQEFLAALHVHLTFTNSGLNLLAEEQTTSRLSKVFRVKPKLNHLHQSAVDKALQSPNGHLDLFLRFLLGLSLETNQTLLRGFMTQTGSSSKTKKETVKYIKTKISENLSAERSINLFHCLNELNDGSLVEEIQQSLSSGSLSTDKLSPAQWSALVFILLSSEEDLDLFDLKKYSASEEALLRLLPVVKASNKALLKDCNLSKRSCEALSSVLSSQSSSLRELDLSNNDLQDSGVDLVLAGLKSPHCRLETLRLSGCELSERSYEALSSVLSSQSSNLRELDLSNNGLQNSGVKHLSSGLESPNCRLETLRLSGCELSERSCEALSSVLSSQSSSLRDLDLSNNNLQDSGVKHLSSGLKSPHCRLETLRLSGCKLSKKSCEALSSVLSSQSSSLRELELSNNDLQDLGVKLVLAGLKSPHCRLETLRLSGCNLSERSCEALSSVLSSQSSSLRELDLSNNNLQDSGVELMSPGLKSPHCRLETLSLSGCMISEEGCTSLASALSSNPSHLRELDLSYNHPGDSGVKRLSALLEDPNCRLDTLRVDHGGPQRLRPGLRKYVCELELDTNTVHRRLKLSDNNRKVIQVEEDQSYPDHPDRFDCWYQLLCRDGLTGRCYWEVQRRGKVYISVSYRGIRRKGDSIDCLFGCNDHSWSLVCSDEHGYSVRHNNRETVLTSCSVSNRVAVYVDVPAGSLSFYTVSSDSLIHLHTFNTTFTQPLYPGFWVGSGSSVSLCPLQD; via the exons ATGAGTCAGTGTGAGGACAGCGAGGAGGGACCCCCTCCCTCTAAAACCACTCTGTGGGGGGACCATGACAGCCAGACCAAAGCTCAGAG gatgcagcagcagaaacctggacctggacccagctgtgtgtccatgaagagtgaccgGTCTATGTATCGTCCTATTGACTTTAAAGATGGACAAGCTGCTGATGGAAG AGTTCACCAGGAGAGCTCAGAGGGCCTCGGTGGTCAGTCTGACCTGCAGCAGCAAACAGACCTGGACTCCATATTTATG ctgctggaggagaacATCGTCACTTTTGTAAAGAACGAGCTGAAGAAGATTCAGAAGGTTCTACGTccagattacccagaatgcctagagagtgagagggaggaTAAGGAGGTTTTGGAGGGTGAagatgaagagcagaggaggaggagcagagaagcatttctgaagatcacactgcacttcctgaggagaatgaagcaggaggagctggctgaccgtctgcagagca GAAGTCATTCTGGAGTTTGTCAGCGTAAACTCAAGACTAACCAGAAGATAAAgttccagtgtgtgtttgaggggattgctaaagcaggaaaccCAACCGTTCTGtatcagatgttcacagagatctacatcatggagggaggggctgcaggggtcaatgaagaacatgaggtcagacagattgaaacagcatccaggaaaccagacagaccagaaacaataatcagatgtgaagacatctttaaagccccacctggaagagatgaaccaatcagaaccgtgatgacaaagggagtggctggcatcgggaaaacagtcttaacacagaagttcactctggactgggctgaaggcaaagccaaccaggacatccagttcatattcccattcaccttcagagagctgaatgtgctgaaagagagaaagttcagcttggtagaacttgttgattacttctttagtgaaaccaaagaagcaggaatcagcaggtttgaagaggtccaggttgtcttcatctttgacggtctggatgagtgtcgacttcctctggacttcctcaacactgagatcctgactgatgtcacagagtccacctcagtgggtgtgctgctgacaaacctcatcagggggaatctgcttccctctgctcgcctctggataaccacacgacctgcagcagccaatcagatccctgctgagtatgttgacatggtgacagaggtcagaggattCACTGACCTACAGAAGGAGGATTATTtcagtaagagatacagagacaaGAAGCAGGCCAGCaaaatcatctcccacatcaagacatcacgaagcctccacatcatgtgccacatcccagtcttctgctggatcactgctacagttctggagaaggtgttggagaccagagagggaggagagttgcccaagaccctgactgagatgtacatccacttcctggtggttcagtccaaacTGAACGTTAAATATCATGGGAAATCTGAGGTAGATCAACACTGGAGTCCAGAGTCCAGGAAGATGATtgagtctctgggaaaactggcttttgagcagctgcagacgggcaacctgatcttctatgaatcagacctgacagagtgtggcatcgatatcagagcagcatcagtgtactcaggagtgttcacacagatctttaaagaggagagtggactgtaccaggacaaggtgttctgcttcgtccatctgagtgttcaggagttcctggctgctcttcatgtccatctgaccttcaccaactctggactcaacctgctggcagaagaacaaacaaCCTCCCGGCTATCTAAAGTCTTCAGAGTCAAACCTAAATTAAACCATCTCCATCAGAGTGCTGTAGACAAGGCCTTACAGAGTCcaaatggacacctggacttgttcctccgcttTCTCCTGGGTCTTTCACTAGAGACCAATCAGACTCTCCTACGAGGTTTTATGACACAGACCGGAAGTAGCTCAAAGACCAAAAAGGAAACAGTCAAGTACATTAAGACAAAGATCAGTgagaatctgtctgcagagagaagcatcaatctgttccactgtctgaatgaactgaatgatggttctctagtggaggagatccaacagtccctgagttcaggaagtctctccacagataaactgtctcctgctcagtggtcagctctggtcttcatcttactgtcatcagaagaagatctggacttgtttgacctgaagaaatactctgcttcagaggaggctcttctgaggctgctgccagtggtcaaagcctccaacaaAGCTCT GCTGAAAGACTGTAACCTGTCaaagagaagctgtgaagctctgtcctcagttctcagctcccagtcctctagtctgagagagctggacctgagtaacaacgacctgcaggattcaggagtggaccTGGTGTTGGCTGGACtaaagagtccacactgcagactggaaactctcag gctgagtggctgtgaACTTTCAGAGAGAAGCTATGAAGCTCTGTcttcagttctcagctcccagtcctccaatctgagagagctggacctgagtaacaacggCCTGCAAAATTCAGGAGTGAAGCATCTGTCCTCTGGATTGGAGAGTCCaaactgcagactggaaactctcag gctgagtggctgtgaactttcagagagaagctgtgaagctctgtcctcagttctcagctcccagtcctctagtctgagagacctggacctgagtaacaacaacctgcaggattcaggagtgaagcATCTGTCCTCTGGattgaagagtccacactgcagactggaaactctcag GTTAAGTGGCTGTAAGCTGTCAAAGaaaagctgtgaagctctgtcctcagttctcagctcccagtcctctagtcttaGAGAGCTGGAGCTGAGTAACAATGACCTGCAGGATTTAGGAGTGAAGCTGGTGTTAGCTGGACtaaagagtccacactgcagactggaaactctcag GCTGAGTGgatgtaacctgtcagagagaagctgtgaagctctgtcctcagttctcagctcccagtcctctagtctgagagagctggacctgagtaacaacaatctgcaggattcaggagtggagctgaTGTCtcctggactgaagagtccacactgcagactggaaactctcag tctctCAGGCTGTAtgatctcagaggaaggctgtaCTTCTCTGGCgtcagctctgagctccaacccctcccatctgagagagctggacctgagctacaatcatccaggagactcaggagtgaagcGGCTTTCTGCTTTACTGGAGGATCCAAACTGcagactggacactctcag GGTGGACCATGGTGGACCACAGAGACTGAGACCTGGTCTgaggaagt atgtctgtgaactggaactggacacaaacacagtacacagaagactcaaactgtctgacaacaacaggaaggtgatacaggtggaggaggatcagtcatatcctgatcatccagacagatttgactGCTGgtatcagctgctgtgtagagatggtctgactggtcgctgttactgggaggtccagaggagaggaaaggtttatatatcagtgagttacagaggaatcagaaggaaaggagacagtaTAGACTGTTTGTTTGGATGtaatgatcattcctggagtcTGGTCTGCTCTGATGAACATGGTTACTCTGTCAGGCACAATAACAGAGAAACAGTCCTCAcgtcctgctctgtctctaacagagtagcagtgtatgtggacgttcctgctggctctctgtccttctacacagtctcctctgactcactgatccacctccacaccttcaacaccacattcactcagcctctctatcctgggttttgGGTCGGctctggttcctcagtgtctctgtgtcctctgcaggactga